TCTGCCCAATAGCTGCTGTCGAGACCCGTCTCACTCAGCATTGCTCGAACCTTGTCCATTATAGTTCTATTCATTCTTTCTGAAATTCCATTCTGCTGCGGTGTGTAGGGGCAAGTCTTGTGTCTCCTGATTCCAGATTCCCTACACAGCTGATCCATCTTCTGATTACAGAACTCTAGCCCATTGTCGGTCCTCAGGCTCTTTACTCTCCTGCCAGTCTGGTTCTCGACAAGTGCCTTCCATTCTGCAAAATAGTTAAACACCTCAGATTTAGTTTTCAGAAAATATATCCAAACTTTCTTAGAATAATCATCTGTTAGAGTAAGAAAGTATTGAGCCCATGATAAGCTCATCACAGTGTTTGGTGATCCCCAGAGGTCCGTGTGAATATAGTCTAGAACTCCCTTTGTTGTGTGCTTTGCTTTGGGAAACTTCTGTTTGTGAGCTTTTCCCATTGCACACCCTTCGCAAAACTCTAGCTTCCCAACTTCTTCTTTCTTAAGAAGTCCCTTTCTTGCTAACGTTTCCATTGAACGCAGACTCATGTGCGCAAGTCTTGTGTGCCATCTCTTTGTGAGATCTACTGTTCCTGTAGTTGCGTTTGCCTCCGGTCTCCTCACCGTGCCCTCGAGGTAGTAAAGACCGTTGATGTATCTTCCTGATAAGACTTCTCTCCCTGCTTTGTAGAACTTGACCATGTAGTCCTTTCCACTGTAACTACACCCTGCCTGTTCTAGTTGGCCATAGGAGATTAGGTTTCTTCTTATCTCTGGAACGTACCGCACTCCACTCAATATAACTATAGACCCATCATGGTTGTCTATAGTTATTTTTCCCATTCCTTGCACTGTGCAAGCAGAGTTGTTTCCCATTAGGACCTTGTTTCCTTCAAACTCCACAAACTCAGATAGGAATTCTTTGTGTGGCATGATGTGAAAGGTGCATCCAGAGTCCAAGATCCATTCACTGTCTGAGACCACCAGGCTTGCTGTTAGCGCTATTGGCCCAGGTAGTTCTTTGGCCACGTTTGCTGAGCCTCCTGGCTTTGTGAATTGTGATGACCTTTTCCTTTCAGGACAATCTCGCTTCCAGTGCTCATCACTACCACAGACCCAACACGTTTTATCTTGCTTCATCGTCTGTTTCCCTCTTGATTTTGAGCGGAACCTGTTCTTAGACTTGTAGTTTCCGTTCTTGTTGCTTCCAAAGTCATTCCTGGTTGATGCCCTCCCTCTTGTCTCACTGTAAAGGCCCTCTGACTGCTTGCCTCGTGTATTTAATCCCTTTTGCTTTAGTTATGCCTCCTTTGAGTACGCTGCAGTGATTACTTCGTTCACCGTCAGAGTGTCCTTTCCAGTACCATACTGTAGTGTATGTACTAGTGGGTCATAGGCTGTAGGTAGCCCTGACAGTAGCTGTATGGCCTGGTCTTCGTCTGAGATGTCGATTTTAATGCTTGCCAAATCAGCTACTAGCTTCAGGAATGTATCAAAATTCTCCTCCAGTGGCTTGTCTTCCTCCATCCTGAAGCAAGAGAACTTCTTCTTAAGGTAAATTCTGTTCGGGAGTGACTTGGTTTGATAGTCTCTTTCCAGTGCTCTCCACATCCCAAGAGCTGTTGCCTCGttcatgatctttctcaagatCACATCACTTAAGCATGTACTGAACAAGCTCCTTACTCTTAGATCCCTTTCAGCCTTCTTTGGATCTTTCTTGACTTCGACTCCCTCCTCTACCTTTCCTCCATCAGTCTCTGATTTAGAGACCTCATCCTCCAATACTGATAGTAATCCTTGGATTTCCAGTTGCGCCAACATCTTGAACTTCCAAAGTCCAAAGTCACCTTTTCCATCGAACTTCTCGATCTCAAACTTTCCTGGTGTAGGATCCATCTCCGGTGATGCGTGATTATCGACTTCTTGTTACCTGCAGATAACGATGAAACTAATCTCACAGTAACCAGATCCACAACCACAGTTTCAAGATCAACTCAATTTATTTGAGATCAGAATGAGAAACTCCCTTTGTGACTGCGATCAACTTCTTCTAGTTGATCTACGCGCTCCCCTCGAACCTTGATCGTTGTAGAACAGACTCGTCTACTGGTTCTGATTGTCGATCCTCCCTCTGGATCCTCCTCGTGCTCTAGccgagctctgataccacttgtagaAGAATCCGATATGACTACTCTCTCTTCGCTCTCTCTTTGGTGTTCTATCTAACTCACTCACTCACGCCTCTCGTTTGTTTGTAGATCGCGACTCCACAGACTCACAAGAAAGTACGAAgcagaagaaagaaagatgaaagaCACACGCGAAGTTTTAGAGTTCCCTGTCAATGTGAGGAGGTACGTCTCCTTCAGGATCGGTGCCTGGAATCCACTAAGCTTTTCCGGAGGTTACACTAAAGCTCAAGATACAACAATGGTGATCTTAGTCTAACGGAAGAAGACGAAGCCGTTAGGATAAGATATACTCCTCTGCTTCTCTCCCTTAAGTACTCCCGCGGTCTTGGCATATGGGCTTTGCCAATATCACCCCGAGGTCCATCTCTTAATGTTTGGCCCAGTTGCTTACCAATCTCACAGGAGACGTTTGTGCTCCATGTACATTGGAATCATCGATGGAGTTTAAGTAGTACTCTATGCCAATAATAGTTCAATTCAAAACAACGGACTGGAAACAAAAATCCATGACCAGCATAATTATCGAATATTTCATCATAATCATCATCACAccatttttaagaaaatgaaatatCAAAGGATGATTGAAGGACATAtggaaaataagataaataataacAATGTTGTAGATCAACTAGATAAAGACGAATGCAAATAACATATTGAGATACTCTTGGTGCGTAGAAACCatatagagagagacagagCAACACTGATAAcatcttcaaaatttaatttacatGCATGGGCTCATGTGACATAATATTGGGATCGTCATGTGTACTTTAATAAATCCAAATGGAAATTTTAACTTGCAGTTTTAGATTCCAGTTCAAATTTAGCTTTTTTAGTAAAATGAAATTCAATTTGAGAATCTTAATCAATGGATACTATATTACTTTTCAGCAAATGTAATATTGTGACAAATAAAAGTTggatattttgtaaaaaaagtaCAAACCTAATAAATGAAGGTATATTTGTGACATGAATATATACaaaatctaaattattaaatattgtatttattCACCTAATTTTAACCCTTTCGAATAATGttaatcaaaattcaaaacaatgCCTCGGACACACAGTCAAGACACGTGGAGAGTTCTTATTAGCCTGTCACGTAAGACCCATCAGAGGAATATATAAATCTGAACACAAAGAGGATTTCGAAATTACAAAACGAATCCTCAACTTTGTGAAAATATCGTAATCACCCCTCGTAAAAGCGAGAAACAGTAAGTAAATACAAATAAAGATTGATCTCCTCCCcaactccttcttcttctcctccctcTGATTATTTCTCTAGTCTGCGCTCTTTTTTCACTTCTCGATCCCACCTTCAATCGCCCTCAGAGGAATGACTCTGATGACTACGCCGCCGATAGATGTAATCTCCGATTAACCTTGTATCGTCTTTGTGTCGGTTCTTCTTCGCGTATTTCACATTAACCTGCTTAGCTTTCGTCGTTCTCTTCGCTTAGATGATCAATTAGGGTTTCGTTTTACCTTCTGTGTTTGTTCACGAAGCGGTGGAATCACATCGTTCTGATCACGGAGTCGTGAGATTAGGGTTTATACGAGTTTAGAAGTCTGATTTTTCGTTAtcgcaatttttttttgacagcagcAAGAGGACGAGGAGATGCTCGTTCCGCACTCTGATTTGGTCGAAGAAGGACCTCAGCCCATGGAAGGTAAGGTCTCGCGTTCGATCTGCTTCTCGTAATCTCGCCGCGTTTCTGATCTGTTGGTTTGTGGCTTTCTTGTAGTTGCTCAGCCTGAGGCGGCTGCTATCACTGTGGAGAATCCGCCAGCCGAGGAGATTCCCACTCTGAAATTCACGTGGAGCACCCAAGGTTTCACCAGGCTTAACGTTAGGAAGCTTTACTCTGATGTATTTGTTGTTGGAGGTTATAAATGGTAAATAGCTTATACACTTGTTTAATTTCCTGATTTGCGTTTTATGTGAACTGATGTTTTCTCTTTTCAGGAGAATATTGATTTTTCCGAAAGGAAACAATGTCGACCATTTGTCCATGTACTTGGATGTTGCTGACGCTGCGAGTTTGCCTTACGGGTGGAGCAGATACTCACAGTTCAGTCTTGCTGTAGTGAATCAAATGAACAGCAAATATTCCATCAGAAAAggtattttaattgattaatttTGTTCTTATGTGTAGCTCTCTTACTGTATGCGTTAAATGAGCACGTATGGCTGCAGAGACCCAACATCAGTTCAATGCAAGAGAAAGCGATTGGGGGTTTACATCATTCATGCCTCTCAGCGAGCTCTATGATCCCACTCGTGGATATTTGGTGAATGATACTCTTCAGATTGAAGCTGAAGTTGCTGTGCGGAAGGTTCTTGATTACTGGTCATATGACTCCAAAAAAGAGACTGGTTTTGTTGGACTTAAGAACCAAGGTGCTACCTGTTACATGAATTCTCTCCTGCAGACGTTATACCACATTCCTTACTTCAGAAAGGTGGGTGGATGCATGTCTTGCTTTGCTAAATCACGATTTCACCAAATTCTGGAGTAAGACATCTGAATAATGCATTGTTCTTGCAGGCTGTTTACCACATGCCAACAACTGAGAATGATGCACCCACGGCTAGTATCCCATTGGCGCTCCAGAGCTTGTTTTACAAGCTTCAGTATAATGACACCCGTGTAGGGACAAAGGAGCTGACAAAGTCTTTTGGTTGGGATACAAATGATTCATTCATGCAACATGATGTTCAAGAACTCAACCGAATTCTCTCTGAAAAGCTTGAGGACAAAATGAAGGTAAGCCTTCTTCTGCGTGGCCTTTGTTTCATTTTCAGTTACtgatttgtgtgtgttttgctTTTTGAAGGGAACTGTTGTGGAGGGAACAATACAGAAGCTATTTGAGGGTCACCACATGAATTACATTGAGTGCATTAATGTCGATTACAAATCTACACGTAAAGAATCATTCTATGGTATGTAGTTTTGAACAGTAACCTATATCCTAGCGTATTATTTATCAGAAGCTACTCTTATTTATCAAACTAACTTTACAGCGTGTGATTTGTCTTTTGGCAGACCTCCAGCTTGATGTTAAAGGCTGCAAAGATGTATATGCTTCTTTTGACAAGTACGTTGAAGTTGAACGCCTTGAAGGAGACAACAAATACCAGGCAGAAGGACATGGTTTGCAGGTTGGCTGCCttatttccttttatttatatgttgcCAAAGCTGTATGTTGTGTAGTTGTCAAAGTTCTTATTTGGGTAACCATTGTTGTCtgtatattatatgttatagTATCTGTAACGTGTCTGAATGCTATCAAGCAGTATATTAGGAATTTACAGAGAGCAGTATAAACTAGTATTGTTCGaacttattaaaatttatttgattcgTAGTTACTTAGTCGCTTATAATCATATATCTGAATAATGTTATGTTTTCAGGATGCGAAAAAAGGTGTTCTATTCATTGACTTTCCACCCGTACTTCAACTTCAGCTCAAGAGgtttgaatatgattttatgCGAGACACAATGGTGAAGGTTAGTATTTGAAATTCCACTGACCCGACAAAGTCAGCACTAATATCAGCCTGTGAGTGCTGACGAAGCTTTATTTGTAGATAAACGATCGATATGAGTTTCCTCTTCAACTGGACCTCGACAGAGAGAATGGAAAATACCTATCTCCTGATGCTGACAAGAGTGTTCGTAATCTCTACACACTCCATAGGTATATATTTCCTTTGTATCTTGGGGTTTGTAACTTGAGTTATAGAAATTCAAACCAGACTATTCATAAACATGGTTGGCTGCTTTCAAGTATCAAATTCGTTCTGCTAGGTTCCCTTTCTCATGGTATCTGGTTGCTGTAGCTTAGATTTCCTTAATATGTGGACAGTTAAATTTCCTTTTCTGTTGCCTGATGTGCTTGCTTGATCTGTTTTCTCATTCCGTGCAGTGTCTTAGTCCATAGTGGAGGAGTGCATGGAGGGCACTATTATGCTTTTATTAGGCCAACACTCTCAGATCAATGGTATGTCTCTGCTTTTCCGTCTCTATTATGCTTAATTAAGTGTTGTACATTGTAACCTATGAAGTAATTTTATGGAAAACTAGTTTGCTCATCATTTAAGCTAGCAAGATTGAAGTCATGTCTTGTGATATTTGATATGTTATTGGATTTCTTTTAATCTTTTATCCACATCTCTAATGCATGTAGTGATACTTGTTTTTACTTGGGATTCACTGTATAAATAATCTTTTTAGTTTCTTCGTGTCCCTTTTCTCCCACTTTATCGTTGAAATAACTAAATGTTAGCGTTTTTATGTGGTTTCCAGTGTGAGTTTTTTATCAACATATTTGCTTCAAGCTTTACTTGCAAGTTATCTAAACTTCTAATTCTTGTAGGTataaatttgatgatgaacGAGTAACGAAGGAAGTTGTGAACAGGGCACTGGAAGAGCAATATGGGGGTGAAGAAGAGGTACTGCTCTTTTTCTAGGTTTTTAATGTTTGCTATGTGTCTTATTTTTCTCAGTTCATGTACTGTCAAATTTGGTGTCTCTGCAGTTGCCGCAAAATAATCCTGGTGTCAATAATCCACCTATTAAATTCACAAAGTATTCCAACGCATACATGCTTGTTTATATCCGTGAATGCGACAAGGATAAAATAATATGCAACGTTGATGAAAAAGACATTGCAGAACATTTACAGGTATGAAATTCAGTTACACGCTTTTTTCTTTCTCTGCATATGTGTCCTGAATGTGTTTAACATGCTCTTGACAGGTGAGGCTGaaaaaagaacaagaagaaaaggaagataaaaaaaattataaggcTCAAGCTCACCTTTTCACGACAATCAAGGTTTTCTACTTTTCATAAATTGGgtctaaataaaaatgtattcttATCATCTAGCTCtggtatatatttaatactGATGTTAATAATGCAATTTATGCTTTTTTGTAAAAGGTCGCAAGAGATGAAGACATCACCGAGCAAATTGGAAAGAGTATGTATTTTGATCTTGTTGATCATGAAAAAGTTCGGAGTTTTCGAATCCAGAAACAGACTCCCTTCCAACAATTTAAGGTAGATGCCTCTATCTTTCTATCCGAAATTTCTTTTTGATACCTTGAATCTACCTTGGAAGAGGATAGTGATCCagttttatataagtttttataagaTGTTGTCTTTGAGTGGAGGTTTCCAGTGTTGCTGGTTCTCTAGTTTCTTATGGACATGTAGCTTTAACACTCTTTAAAATTTGTCCTCATGTAGGAAGAGATGGCCAAAGAATTTGGTGTCCCGGTTCAGCTTCAGCGGTACTGGATTTGGGCAAAGCGGCAAAACCATACTTATCGTCCCAACCGTCCCTTATTACCTCATGAAGAACAACAGACGGTAGTCAtcctttttatataaatatttcttttcatGCATTCAGGAGTTGCCTCTTTCATATGGGATTATTTACGTACTGGACATTTTGGGTATACCACACATTAAAACCGTCACTGCTCTAGGACATAACTAGTTGTGATTATTCTTGTATTAGGTGTGGGCCCTTTTGGGTTTCTTCTTAAACTCCCATGCCTAGGTACTCTTTTGCTTCTCACGAACTGAAAGTGTCTTGTTCCCCATGGGCTCATATGTTTTACTAGTTTCATAGCCATCATTAGTGGACTAAGCCAAATTCCCTTCCCAGTAACTATATTACGTTTAAGGCAGCTTGTATTTTGTAACAGTgtctttgtttttaaaaatcttaattcTGAAGCTCTTATTGTAGGTTGGACAAATAAGAGAGGCATCTAACAAGGCAAACAATGCTGAACTAAAGCTGTTTTTGGAAATAGAGCGTGGATCGGTAATACTTCCATGTTGCCTAGTTTATTTGTTAAGTCTAATTCCTTGAAtgaaattctaaaaataattcGTGAATTATTTAGGATGAGCGTCCGATTCCTCCCCCAGACAAGTCACCTGAAGACATTCTCCTTTTCTTTAAGCTCTATGACCCTGAGAATGAAGAACTAAGGTAATTCTCGTATCCACCAATTTTCACGTTGATATCTGTTCAAACAAAGGTGGTAGACTACTCCTATAATATTTACTCTAAAAGTACTATCTCTTCCTTTCGTTTTCCTCTTGAATGAAGAGGCTGTCATCCTTAGCCTATTGTTTTCAATGGTTTTTTTTAATCCGTGGAATTAGCATCTTCCATCGTTGTTACAAATTTGTCCATATGGTGCAGATATGTTGGAAGGCTCATGGTGAAAAGTTCCAGTAAGCCCATGGATATAGTAGGGCAACTGAATCAAATGGCTGGCTTTGCTCCTGACGAGGAAATAGAACTTTATGAGGTAGGGGCTGGTGCCTTTTAATTCTACATTTTCATCACGTTAAAGGCCATGCAACATTCCACTGAATTACTTTTCGTGCCCATTTTCAGGAAATAAAGTTTGAACCTTGTGTACTGTGCGAACATCTAGATAAGAAGACTTCTTTCAGACTATCTCAAGTAATGTTGCTCTCGTTGTATGAACTGTAATGATTTTTATGGTTtggtgtctttttttttctttctgaaatGGCTTTCTCGTGTTCAGATTGAAAATGGAGATATCATTTGCTATCAGAAACCTATTTCTATCCAGGAGAATGAATGTCCATACCCGGATGTGCCATCGTTTTTGGAGTACGTACATAATCGAGAGGTATAATTATACTGCTCACTTTTGGAAATAGTGAACTGGGCCAGAGTGTCTTGTTGGAGCTATACTAACGGTTGAGCACGAGTGTTGTAGTTTTGTCAAGTTGCgaataagcttttttttttgttatagtaTTATTTTCTGTGTACAGCTGGAAAATATTCCAGTATTACCCTGCAAGGTGTGATGATCTGTGTCTTACTGTGGCGGTAAATTACTTATGTTGTTTGTTGTTTCTTGTAGGTGGTGCGTTTTCGTGCTCTGGAAAAACCAAAAGACGATGAGTTTACTATGGAGTTGTAAGTAGGCTCTATGTACAACATTGAATCTTTGATTCCAGTTTTGTAATTCATAATGCTTCTACTTTCAGGTCAAAGCTGCATACGTATGATGATGTTGTGGAAAGATTGGCTGAGAAACTTGGCCTTTCTGATTCATCGAAAATTAGGCTTACTTCTCACAATTGCTACTCCCAGCAACCCAAGCCTCAGCCTATCAAATACCGTGGCGCAGACCTTTCAGATATGTTAGCTCATTATAATCAGGTGATTTACTTAGGTTTGATTTAGcttatatattcttattgtcTATCTCAATGCGGATTtgcttttcgtttttttttcaggCGTCTGACATTTTGTATTATGAAGTTCTGGACATTCCTCTTCCAGAACTTCAACGTCTTAAGATTCTAAAAGTTGCTTTCCATCATGCCACAAAGGACGAAGTACGTGTTGAACTTATACTTGTGCAACTTAGCTCTCTTCAGTACTTCAGTACACGTTATTAATCTTTCAAGCCTTATAACTATTTAATTTGCAGGTGGTAATCCACAATATCAGACTGCCTAAGCAGAGTACTGTCGGAGATGTTATTAACGAACTTAAAACAAAGGTGGTTCAAGATACGTGGAATCTTGTTTGTTCTATTATTGCATGCATTTGTGTTAGCCACATTAAGGGCTTTTCTCTTACGGATTCTGTTCCGTATGATTGCTTGCTTAAAGCTCTGCACGTGTGCATCAGGTGGAGCTTTCACATCCAGATGCAGAACTGAGGTTGCTCGAGGTGTTTTACCACAAGATCTACAAGGTAACAGGCTTTATTCTTGTCTTTTAAGTAGTTAATTATCTTTATTTACCACTGTAACATGATGTCTTGTAAACTGTTCCACGTTTCGTGGGCTGAGCAATCTTCTGAAACTTGGCAAATTTTGATCCATGTGCTTGAATACGCTTTGCAGATCTTTCCACCTACCGAAAGAATTGAGAATATCAATGACCAGTACTGGACTTTACGAGCAGAGGAGGTATGTCACCAGGCCTCGCCTTCTTTTTTATCTCTAGTTCTGTCACTGTCCACACTTTCTCTGTATTTTTTGTCTCTTGTTTTGGCCTTTTGGGTTTGATTTCTTACTTGTTTCCCTGTGGATGTGTTTATTCGAATTTGACAAAGTTAAAATGAGGTGATAGTCTTGCTATGGTTCAAATATATTTGCAATTGAAGGATATCACTACTTTGCTGTTGGCCATGTAGTGGATCCTTTTCTGAGGTGTAGATCACATAGATTGATTTAGAAAAGCAGATACCGCACCATACATAGTTTACTACGCTCTATGAATGCTTGAGATGAATCGTTGTGTTTGATCTACACTAAATAATATGGTTGCAAGTTTTTACGCAGGGTGATGACTTCAAACCTACTGACTTTCTTCTTTTACTATCTTGTGGAATCACAGATACCTGAGGAAGAGAAGAATATCGGCCCCAATGATCGACTAATTCACGTGTACCATTTTACGAAAGAGGCCGCACAGAATCAGGTGGCAGTCCTGGTCAAGCTTACTTTTACTTCTTAAGTTATTTGAGGGTCCGGTGTCTTGGATGTGTTGAATACCACCTATGAACCATTGTTTCTTTTTGCAGCAAGTGCAAAATTTCGGAGATCCATTCTTTTTGGTAATACACGAAGGTGAAACTTTAGAAGAAATCAAGACCCGTATCCAAAAGAAACTCCGTGTCCCTGATGAGGACTTTGCCAAGGTATGCATATGTCTTTGTCTGATTTTGATAATAGCTACTGAAATGTTAAtaattttgttgttattattggTGGCTGAATTGGATTATTGTTAAATAGCTTTTATTACTTGTGATATCCAGTGGAAGTTTGC
The Brassica napus cultivar Da-Ae chromosome A1, Da-Ae, whole genome shotgun sequence DNA segment above includes these coding regions:
- the LOC106351307 gene encoding ubiquitin C-terminal hydrolase 13-like isoform X3; the protein is MTLMTTPPIDQQEDEEMLVPHSDLVEEGPQPMEVAQPEAAAITVENPPAEEIPTLKFTWSTQGFTRLNVRKLYSDVFVVGGYKWRILIFPKGNNVDHLSMYLDVADAASLPYGWSRYSQFSLAVVNQMNSKYSIRKETQHQFNARESDWGFTSFMPLSELYDPTRGYLVNDTLQIEAEVAVRKVLDYWSYDSKKETGFVGLKNQGATCYMNSLLQTLYHIPYFRKAVYHMPTTENDAPTASIPLALQSLFYKLQYNDTRVGTKELTKSFGWDTNDSFMQHDVQELNRILSEKLEDKMKGTVVEGTIQKLFEGHHMNYIECINVDYKSTRKESFYDLQLDVKGCKDVYASFDKYVEVERLEGDNKYQAEGHGLQDAKKGVLFIDFPPVLQLQLKRFEYDFMRDTMVKINDRYEFPLQLDLDRENGKYLSPDADKSVRNLYTLHSVLVHSGGVHGGHYYAFIRPTLSDQWYKFDDERVTKEVVNRALEEQYGGEEELPQNNPGVNNPPIKFTKYSNAYMLVYIRECDKDKIICNVDEKDIAEHLQVRLKKEQEEKEDKKNYKAQAHLFTTIKVARDEDITEQIGKSMYFDLVDHEKVRSFRIQKQTPFQQFKEEMAKEFGVPVQLQRYWIWAKRQNHTYRPNRPLLPHEEQQTVGQIREASNKANNAELKLFLEIERGSDERPIPPPDKSPEDILLFFKLYDPENEELRYVGRLMVKSSSKPMDIVGQLNQMAGFAPDEEIELYEEIKFEPCVLCEHLDKKTSFRLSQIENGDIICYQKPISIQENECPYPDVPSFLEYVHNREVVRFRALEKPKDDEFTMELSKLHTYDDVVERLAEKLGLSDSSKIRLTSHNCYSQQPKPQPIKYRGADLSDMLAHYNQASDILYYEVLDIPLPELQRLKILKVAFHHATKDEVVIHNIRLPKQSTVGDVINELKTKVELSHPDAELRLLEVFYHKIYKIFPPTERIENINDQYWTLRAEEIPEEEKNIGPNDRLIHVYHFTKEAAQNQQVQNFGDPFFLVIHEGETLEEIKTRIQKKLRVPDEDFAKWKFASFSMGRPDYLQDTDVVYDRFQRKDVYGAWEQYLGLEHVDNTPKRAYAANQNRHAYEKPMKIYN
- the LOC106351307 gene encoding ubiquitin C-terminal hydrolase 13-like isoform X1, whose product is MTLMTTPPIDQQEDEEMLVPHSDLVEEGPQPMEVAQPEAAAITVENPPAEEIPTLKFTWSTQGFTRLNVRKLYSDVFVVGGYKWRILIFPKGNNVDHLSMYLDVADAASLPYGWSRYSQFSLAVVNQMNSKYSIRKETQHQFNARESDWGFTSFMPLSELYDPTRGYLVNDTLQIEAEVAVRKVLDYWSYDSKKETGFVGLKNQGATCYMNSLLQTLYHIPYFRKAVYHMPTTENDAPTASIPLALQSLFYKLQYNDTRVGTKELTKSFGWDTNDSFMQHDVQELNRILSEKLEDKMKGTVVEGTIQKLFEGHHMNYIECINVDYKSTRKESFYDLQLDVKGCKDVYASFDKYVEVERLEGDNKYQAEGHGLQDAKKGVLFIDFPPVLQLQLKRFEYDFMRDTMVKINDRYEFPLQLDLDRENGKYLSPDADKSVRNLYTLHSVLVHSGGVHGGHYYAFIRPTLSDQWYKFDDERVTKEVVNRALEEQYGGEEELPQNNPGVNNPPIKFTKYSNAYMLVYIRECDKDKIICNVDEKDIAEHLQVRLKKEQEEKEDKKNYKAQAHLFTTIKVARDEDITEQIGKSMYFDLVDHEKVRSFRIQKQTPFQQFKEEMAKEFGVPVQLQRYWIWAKRQNHTYRPNRPLLPHEEQQTVGQIREASNKANNAELKLFLEIERGSDERPIPPPDKSPEDILLFFKLYDPENEELRYVGRLMVKSSSKPMDIVGQLNQMAGFAPDEEIELYEEIKFEPCVLCEHLDKKTSFRLSQIENGDIICYQKPISIQENECPYPDVPSFLEYVHNREVVRFRALEKPKDDEFTMELSKLHTYDDVVERLAEKLGLSDSSKIRLTSHNCYSQQPKPQPIKYRGADLSDMLAHYNQASDILYYEVLDIPLPELQRLKILKVAFHHATKDEVVIHNIRLPKQSTVGDVINELKTKVELSHPDAELRLLEVFYHKIYKIFPPTERIENINDQYWTLRAEEIPEEEKNIGPNDRLIHVYHFTKEAAQNQQVQNFGDPFFLVIHEGETLEEIKTRIQKKLRVPDEDFAKWKFASFSMGRPDYLQDTDVVYDRFQKQRKDVYGAWEQYLGLEHVDNTPKRAYAANQNRHAYEKPMKIYN
- the LOC106351307 gene encoding ubiquitin C-terminal hydrolase 13-like isoform X4, with protein sequence MTLMTTPPIDQEDEEMLVPHSDLVEEGPQPMEVAQPEAAAITVENPPAEEIPTLKFTWSTQGFTRLNVRKLYSDVFVVGGYKWRILIFPKGNNVDHLSMYLDVADAASLPYGWSRYSQFSLAVVNQMNSKYSIRKETQHQFNARESDWGFTSFMPLSELYDPTRGYLVNDTLQIEAEVAVRKVLDYWSYDSKKETGFVGLKNQGATCYMNSLLQTLYHIPYFRKAVYHMPTTENDAPTASIPLALQSLFYKLQYNDTRVGTKELTKSFGWDTNDSFMQHDVQELNRILSEKLEDKMKGTVVEGTIQKLFEGHHMNYIECINVDYKSTRKESFYDLQLDVKGCKDVYASFDKYVEVERLEGDNKYQAEGHGLQDAKKGVLFIDFPPVLQLQLKRFEYDFMRDTMVKINDRYEFPLQLDLDRENGKYLSPDADKSVRNLYTLHSVLVHSGGVHGGHYYAFIRPTLSDQWYKFDDERVTKEVVNRALEEQYGGEEELPQNNPGVNNPPIKFTKYSNAYMLVYIRECDKDKIICNVDEKDIAEHLQVRLKKEQEEKEDKKNYKAQAHLFTTIKVARDEDITEQIGKSMYFDLVDHEKVRSFRIQKQTPFQQFKEEMAKEFGVPVQLQRYWIWAKRQNHTYRPNRPLLPHEEQQTVGQIREASNKANNAELKLFLEIERGSDERPIPPPDKSPEDILLFFKLYDPENEELRYVGRLMVKSSSKPMDIVGQLNQMAGFAPDEEIELYEEIKFEPCVLCEHLDKKTSFRLSQIENGDIICYQKPISIQENECPYPDVPSFLEYVHNREVVRFRALEKPKDDEFTMELSKLHTYDDVVERLAEKLGLSDSSKIRLTSHNCYSQQPKPQPIKYRGADLSDMLAHYNQASDILYYEVLDIPLPELQRLKILKVAFHHATKDEVVIHNIRLPKQSTVGDVINELKTKVELSHPDAELRLLEVFYHKIYKIFPPTERIENINDQYWTLRAEEIPEEEKNIGPNDRLIHVYHFTKEAAQNQQVQNFGDPFFLVIHEGETLEEIKTRIQKKLRVPDEDFAKWKFASFSMGRPDYLQDTDVVYDRFQRKDVYGAWEQYLGLEHVDNTPKRAYAANQNRHAYEKPMKIYN
- the LOC106351307 gene encoding ubiquitin C-terminal hydrolase 13-like isoform X2: MTLMTTPPIDQEDEEMLVPHSDLVEEGPQPMEVAQPEAAAITVENPPAEEIPTLKFTWSTQGFTRLNVRKLYSDVFVVGGYKWRILIFPKGNNVDHLSMYLDVADAASLPYGWSRYSQFSLAVVNQMNSKYSIRKETQHQFNARESDWGFTSFMPLSELYDPTRGYLVNDTLQIEAEVAVRKVLDYWSYDSKKETGFVGLKNQGATCYMNSLLQTLYHIPYFRKAVYHMPTTENDAPTASIPLALQSLFYKLQYNDTRVGTKELTKSFGWDTNDSFMQHDVQELNRILSEKLEDKMKGTVVEGTIQKLFEGHHMNYIECINVDYKSTRKESFYDLQLDVKGCKDVYASFDKYVEVERLEGDNKYQAEGHGLQDAKKGVLFIDFPPVLQLQLKRFEYDFMRDTMVKINDRYEFPLQLDLDRENGKYLSPDADKSVRNLYTLHSVLVHSGGVHGGHYYAFIRPTLSDQWYKFDDERVTKEVVNRALEEQYGGEEELPQNNPGVNNPPIKFTKYSNAYMLVYIRECDKDKIICNVDEKDIAEHLQVRLKKEQEEKEDKKNYKAQAHLFTTIKVARDEDITEQIGKSMYFDLVDHEKVRSFRIQKQTPFQQFKEEMAKEFGVPVQLQRYWIWAKRQNHTYRPNRPLLPHEEQQTVGQIREASNKANNAELKLFLEIERGSDERPIPPPDKSPEDILLFFKLYDPENEELRYVGRLMVKSSSKPMDIVGQLNQMAGFAPDEEIELYEEIKFEPCVLCEHLDKKTSFRLSQIENGDIICYQKPISIQENECPYPDVPSFLEYVHNREVVRFRALEKPKDDEFTMELSKLHTYDDVVERLAEKLGLSDSSKIRLTSHNCYSQQPKPQPIKYRGADLSDMLAHYNQASDILYYEVLDIPLPELQRLKILKVAFHHATKDEVVIHNIRLPKQSTVGDVINELKTKVELSHPDAELRLLEVFYHKIYKIFPPTERIENINDQYWTLRAEEIPEEEKNIGPNDRLIHVYHFTKEAAQNQQVQNFGDPFFLVIHEGETLEEIKTRIQKKLRVPDEDFAKWKFASFSMGRPDYLQDTDVVYDRFQKQRKDVYGAWEQYLGLEHVDNTPKRAYAANQNRHAYEKPMKIYN